The genome window tattattccagttttcaaggtcatcaaGAGCCTCTTGTATGATATTTCAGTCCTCCTCGGAATTGGCAGTACTgcccaactttgtgtcatttgcaaattttattagcacactcccactttttgtgccaaggttattaataaaaattttaaataagatAGGTCCCAacactgatccctgaggaactcctttCTAATATTAATCCCTATCTTCTccaatgtaactaataatttgccatgtggaactatatcaaatgcatactgaaatccaggtagataaAAGCTACTggatttcctttgtctaaaaaatcgttatcttctcaaagaaaaagaTCAGGTTGGTCTAGCACAGTCtgtcttttgtaaaaccatgttgtattttatcccagttactgtTTAGCTCTATtcccttaactactttctctttcaaaatttgttccaagacctttcATACAAGTGAGGTCAAAATAACAGGTTTGTAGTTTCCCGGATcacttttccctttcttaaaaatgatACTATATTAGCAATTTTCCAGTCATAGCCAGTGCCCCTTGTTTAGGGATTTATtacaaatccttgctattggCCTTGcagtttcatgtgccagtttctttaatattattggatgcggacgataccaagctgggatgggTTGCAAGTCCtctgaaggataggattaaaattcaaaatgatctggacaaactggagaaatggtctgaagtaaattaggatgaaattctataaggacaaatgcaaagtattccatttaggaaggaacaatcagttgcacacgtacaaaatgggaaatgactgcttaggaaggagtactctggaaagggatctgtgggtcatagtggaccacaagctaaatatgagtcgtcaatgtaacgctgttgcaaaaaaagtgaacatcattctgcgTTGTaattattagcaggagtgttgtaagcaaaacacaagaagtaattcttccactctactctgctgtgattaggcctcaactggagtattccgtccagttctgggtgccacatttcaggaaggacgtggacaaattggagtccagagaagagcaacaaaaatgattaaaggtctagaaaacatgacctatgagggaagattgaaaaaaagggatttgtttagtctgggaaagagaagactgaggggggacaagATAACATTTCCAAGTACGTAAAAGGATGTTacaaggaggatgaagaaaactttgtttttcttaacctctggggataggataagaagcaatgggattaaattgcagcaagggaggtttaggttggatgttaggaaaacttcctaactgtcagggtggttaagaaccggaataaattgcctaaggaggttgtggaatcttcatcattggagattaagagcaggttagtcttgccttgagtgcaggggactggacttgatgacctctcgttctgtgattctatgtagcCAGCAGCTTTTTGCCcacagaagagagctctcctgtcaacataatgaAACCACCCCTAATGAGCGATGgtggctttgtcagcaggagaagctctacAACTACCACTTACGCTGGCAAAATTTACGTTGCTCAAGggggtgttttggggttttttcgcacccctgagcaacataagttttgctgacataagttgTAGTGTAGACGGGGCCTAAATCGTTAACATAAAAATTACTGAGTTGTTATAGTTGGGGATTATTTTTCCAACTTTAATATTGTACAGTGCTCCTCCAGAGTGTTACTCATACATGTGGTCTATTCTAGTCATTCCATTATGCAAGCCTCTTTGCAAGAGATTCTTCTCATGGTTTATCTCACTTACCAACATCCCATATCTTGgttctcagtttccccacatgtgaTTCTGTGAGAACCAAGATATGGGATGTTGGTAAGTGAGATAAACCATGAGAAGAATCTCTTGCAAAGAGGGTTGCATAATGGAATGACTAGAAAACTGTGGCTGTTGAGTTCAGGCAAGGAATAAGCAGGCAAAGCAGAAGAATTCTGAGGGAAGAAAGATTTAGGGTTTATGCAAGTGTCAATAGTACTGAAACATGCAGAAAACTGAATAGACAAAATATTAGGAAAATTTATTCTTAACATTGCTCTGTGAAATGTCAGTAGAAGAGCAGTGGTTTGGAAACTTGGTTtaggtgtttttttccccatgtgtGGAAGTGACCAAACTGTTAGACCATAGAAAATatatcaaatattttaatttaattttttttttagattgtaaaccttACAGGCCAAGGATTatcttttctgtttgtacaggaCCCAGCATAATCCTCAGTGAGGCTTTTGGggtactaccataatataaatgtttataatAATATACAATTTAAGCTAAGAAGCCAAATACTAGTAAACTGTATGTAACTCAAGAACCTCTACTTTTTAGAATAAAGTAACTGAAAAACTATTCTGCTTATATTTATCTTACAAAACATGAGTTCATGGTTACATATTCCCTGAACAGTCAGTCATCTCATCAACCCCCTAATTCAATGCAGGGATTGTAGGTCTGTATTCTCTTCTGGAGCTAATGTTATCTGCTCTAACTCAGAGACCTAAACATGGGTCTTAGCAGGTGAATGAGGAAGTAATTTtcatccactttttaaaaacctgtatACTTGATGATTGAGTTTTGTTCTATAGTTCCGTATTAAATTGAAATTTTAAAGACCAAACAAAATTCCCTGTGTTTTTTCATCCTTAATTCTAAATAGATCACTGTAAGGTTTTCTTTGTTACAGGAGCGAGATGACCATTCCCGGAGAGGACATGAGGAACGACAGCACAGAGGTCAGTCAGAGCAAGAACACAGACGAGATAGAAATGgtgacagagacagacacagagatcattcaaagagaaggaaaaatccCAATGAAAGGCCAGGAGGTCGAGGGTATGAAAGAGAGAGGGATACCCAAAATCTCCGTGAGCAGCAAGATGAGAGGGAATTTTATAATGAGAGAAGACGTGAGCATCGCCAGAAGAATGAAGCAAGCAGTGGTGATGAGACTCTGGACCTTGGGAAACCTGATGGTGAAAATAAAGACAAAGATCCAACCAATAAAGAGAAACCAAGTTTTGAACTGTCTGGTGCACTCCTAGAGGATTCAAACACCTTCCGAGGTGTTGTGATTAAATATAGTGAGCCCCCGGAAGCTCGGATTCCAAAGAAACGATGGCGTCTCTACCCTTTTAAGAATGATGAGGTTCTCCCAGTCATGTACATTCACAGACAGAGTGCTTACCTGCTGGGCAGGCACCGAAGAATCGCAGATATTCCTATTGACCACCCCTCTTGCTCCAAACAGCATGCTGTGTTTCAGTATCGGTAAGTGTTACTCACTGTGTCCGCCTAGAAAACCGGATTGTAGTGGAGGCTAGAAGTGAATGGCATGTAGGGTACTCAAAATCCTCTGCAAACTAGtaaatttataaatttattttctatttcagaATTAGCCAGATTTTACATACAACAGCTGCGTATCCTTTTAGCGGTAATCAAAATTACCTTTGATTCCTCACATCTAACCATAGGCAGCCTTTAAGTAAGGCAAAGAGTACAGCAGTAGTCAAAATAGAATTAGACATACATTGGAACCGGAGTAACACTTGTAGTCTTGCTTAATAGGTGAAAAGGAGCATTTCCAGATTGGCCCAACACAATATGGGGTGCTGGCTTTCCTTTGAAGCAGCAGGGATTGCCCACCGCTGGAGGCAGAGTTGCTGTTTGTTGATGGAATTAATTATTCTAGTTTAACAATTTGTATATTACTAATCTTGatctttttaatgtttaaaacatGGCACAGGCTTTCGTTTAACTTCAGCTCATTCTATatggagagaattttttttaggCAGGCTGAGTGCCTCATATCTTTTCAGAGACTtaactttctgtatttaatgagATTTTTGGAAATTGAGGTATTAGCGATCTTGAAGTTATTCTGAAAGATCCATCTCCATTTTTATTAACAGCATAAAGTTGCTGGTTATACTATCATTATGGTTTAAAGGTTTTCTGTTTTCGCCAGGCTTGTGGAATACACCCGTGCCGATGGTACAGTTGGGCGCAGAGTCAAGCCTTACATCATTGACCTTGGCTCTGGCAATGGTACTTTCCTAAATAACCAACGGATTGAACCTCAGCGTTACTATGAATTGAAAGAAAAGGATGTGCTGAAGTTTGGGTTCAGCAGCAGGGAATATGTCCTTCTCCACGAATCTTCAGATACATCTGAGGTGGACAGGAaaccggaggaggaggaggaggaagaagaggaggaggaagagtcagACAGTTAACAGATCAGAAAGAGACTTCAGAGATCTTCTTCCAGTAGAACTTGAATCTGGATGTGAACGTTGGAGCATCACAGCACTGATGCCTCTTATTGCCTTAAAGTCTTTCCTCTGTTGCTGATCAGCTGTCACTGTAGTTAATTTTGGGAAACTCCTGACTTACTCATCTCCTTTGTAGTTTTGAAATTCATCAGGAAATACAGCTTTTGCTTTAAGAGGATTTTccctaataaaaagaaaataaaatagaaggcacctgaaagtgagagttCCAGGGATGGAGCTCTTCATcacatgtaaaaataaatatgtaaggTTGTACTTAAAGAATATGGAACAAAataggcatttttaaaaagaacatggTTTTGCAAACTCTTTTGTCGACAATCCTTTGAAATTGCTCCTTTATTCTTAACTAGAATCTTAGGTACAGTGAACATGATCTGATGTTTTGTAGTGTCCAATTATTTGATGTGATTTGCTGAATTGTACGCACAGCAAACCACTCACTAAGCAGAGGAATTGATCAGGTTTGTGTCACTGAAAAGGAAATGTTGCAAATCTTCTCTTAGTATTCATATGATTTGGGTAGCCAGTTTGCATTGAAATGATTTTTCAGGGAAGGACATTTCACCAGAATACCTTGTAATTTATAAGCAGTGTAgcttgaaaagaaagaaaatgcttcATGGGACCTGAAGCTATGATAGCGTGGCTTGCTGTCGAAGGCTGTATGCACTCAGTATGTTGCAAATGTTTGCTGACGTTGCCTCTGGATGCTGATTTTGTCCATATTTGAAGCCACTTTACTTTGACACCACTCTGACCCATGAATCATTTCACATAATTTCTGCATTTAATTATGTTAccatcaaaaagaaaaatatccaatgTTTTAACCATAATttgcactattttttttttaaattttacgtTATGGAAAATATCGTACTGTCATGTCTGAAATAGTTTTTCACCTGCATGTAACAGAAAACAGTCAATATTTTATAATTGTGAAGTTTCAGAGAAACGTTTTGAAAACATGGAACTATTTAGATTTGCATATATTCAGACATCTGCTTCCTGAGTTTTACCTTGTGATATAAGAAATGTAACTTATTTCACTTTGATTACTAATTTTCCCTCGTATTTGTGATGTATGGGCACATACTGTCTTCATGTGTTATGTATATACTtcttgtgtgtatatacataagTTGTATATTATACACACAACTAAATTTTATTGTGTAAATATGGGGTGTACATGCGGGTTTTCAAACAGTAGGTATAAGAAGAATGTGCTTTGGATAGCAGACTGTCCTTTATATGTACTCTGgggtttttaaataaagaatttgTAAATTTAGCCCTAGCTGCCTTTAGTTGTAACGTTTTTCTAGTGTCCAGCTTGGTTTTGCTTTATATTTTCTGAAATAgatactatatatatttttaataaaaacgcacaaatacaaaaagagagggtgggggaaattCTAATATTGAGGGTAGGCATTGTTTAGAATGCTGTAATACATTCAAGGAAAGGCTAGATGGGTGAAACATAGATAATTCTAGAATTGTATTACGTTTGGTAAttcattacttttattttttgttaatacTATAGTACTACTTTATTTCGTCATAAAAAGCAGGAGTACCAGTCGTAGGATGAAATCTCTCATCTTTACAAATGGCATTAATGTGGTTTCATGGCTCAGTGGCAGATCTGCGTGCGTACACTTGAAGATTATTTTGTGTGTCTGCTTTAAAGTCGGAGTGATCACATGTAATTCAAACCAGTGCTGATTATACTTCTCGCAGAGCTGAGCAGTCTCTCACTTCTACCGGCAGCACCCATGCCATCCTAGTTTTTGGTGTCTGTGTGCTGTTGCGTGTTTCTTTTGTAATCTGCTTGTACACCCATCAGGTACTGAGGTCAACAAAGACTCCAGCTAGGTGATTTTATGTTCTACTCTGGCAGATCCTATCTGTACACTCTTAAAAATGCAGTGAGTTTGTTCTGAAAGTGAGAGGGGGTGCATATGGCTCAAACCAGAGCTGTGTGCACATCTGCTATTGCTGGGCAATGCCTGAAATGCTTGCGTGGCTGCATGGCATCTAACCAAGTTTAGTGTCTGCGATTTCCTGTTGTGTTGTGTCTTCTGGAATGTGGACATATATTCATTAAGGGGTGCCTAGATCACCAAACAGATTATATGACTTGACAGATTCAACCAATACTATGAAAGTGGGCTAGTTTGCCCTAAATCTTTACTTTTTTCAGAAAGCGTCACCAGCAcatttggattatttttaaaattaaaatgttggcTGCAACTAGCTCAACAGGTTTAACCTAGTTAGACAAAACAACATATAAAGCCTAATAAAGTGCGGTactgatttctttttaataaatatgaCACTGGCCCATTAGAATGGATCTTCCTTCCACAAAGAGAAGAGACAGAGCTCAAATACTCATAGCTGTGATGTAAAGGTGAGATGAAAAATATGAGTAGAACACTTTTTCAGATTTGTTCACTATACACTTCTTGATGTTGCTGATTTGTGACCCTTTCAGCTCCATCTAAGGAGTGGCATTGATTTGCTTCAGGCTGAAGCCATGTCCAGTCATGGGTCTGGATGTATGAAATGTCTACTGAAATTCCTAAATAGTGTACAATGTGGTGATTTGTGAATTACCCTTTTCAGACTTGATTCCACTGTGTACAATAGCACAAAACTATTATCTTGATTTTGCTGTACTGCatcagtttgggggtttttttatgcTAGACCAAACCGGTTTCTTGTGGTGGAATCCAACAACAGGTACACCAACACTCTCTATGGTGGTGTGAAAACCAAAGCAACCCTCTTTCTAAATGCAACATCCAAATTTACGTGCAAGTGATTTCTTGCCCTTTTTTTTATTAGTGTAAAATCTGATGACTCCTTGTATCAGGCCATGAAAACACTAAGAAATGCATGTGTGTAAAGTTAGAACTATTAATATTATGCAACtgatgtgcttaagtgtttgtaggattgggcccataaaTTGTCCTGCTTGGACAATATGAGAATTTTACTCAGTATTTCTTTCCATCGCTCTGTTCTGCTGTTCCTGGGAAATAGCTTGCCCCAATTGGGCATGGACCAGCTCAGTAACTACCAATGCAATGTGATGTTTTACTGTTGGTGATTGAAGTATTGATTCAAATATGATTAAATTTTCCTTAAATTGTTTAAAAGcttgcatcttttaaaaatatcttacgGCAGTTCAAGCTAGCTGCCATTTGCTAAGCATCACAGAGGTTTACATTTTGGAACTGAGTTTTACCTATGGAAAAGTGTTTTACTACAGTATGTGGAAATATACCAGTTGTATCTTTTGAATGGTTGTGTCTACACTTTGTTATAAATGGCACAGTATTTAGCATACAGTATGTTCAAAAGTATGTTACATTTGTATCAAGTCAAATGtataaaatccattttaaattaaaattctagAATTTCATCCGACCTGCTTTAAATGGCATGGTGAATGTGTTATTTTAACAAAGGTGCTGGGTGCAAGGCTATTACTGTACTTATTAATACTGCAGTAGCGCAGGGGAAGGGAATACATATCAATATTTCTTATAATATAGCCTTTTGTTCATATACCCTTTAATCTAGCCATCGGTAATTTGGCTGATTTCTTAGTGTGTCCTGGGAGAGGTGAGTCTTCAGAAGGATATGGAGCAGGAAGAGAGGAGTTGCTTCCCACCtcaactggggggaggggttgaggaGCTGGGATCAGCTGGGCAGGTGTAGAGGTTATAAAGAGAACAAATGAGAAACTAATGCTGTTGGTTACTGGCCCCTTTGGATATCTGACTACGGCCAAGAGAGAAACTTTAATAACCCTAATCCATGCTACATGACTAGAGCTATGAAATACGTCAGTGCCATAGGCCTGTCTACACTGACAGTTGTACTGATGTGACTATGTTGGgggggaggtggttttttttgtattttaaattatacaGATATACTGGTACAAATGgtggatgcagttacaccagtatagcttattccctttCCTATACAGGAATAGCTATGTGGGGATGGGACATGTTTATAGCCccataactgcatccacacaagaGCAGTGTAATGCTTTAATTATACCAGTAGAGCTAGAGCAGTACAACTTTCCAGTGCAGACAGGGCCTTGCTGGCCCTCCTGTGTGTCACGTGCTTATTAGTTGGTGTCAGTAAACTTGAATCTTCAGCAAAAATGGAGCAAATGAAGCCCCTTGTTGGAGGCAGCTTTAGTATTTCTAAATCTTCTGGAGCATAAGTGGTATTTGCATAGAAATCAGAGTGGGAGGTCCACATTGCTGTGTgcagcaggagcagagccctTGACAGGTTACAGTATGTTCAAGGGGACAATGAAGGACATTACAAACTTCCAAACTCCTTCAAAAATCTCAATAAAATTCTGATCTATCCAACAATGTCCCTTGGGATGTACATTTTCTTTACAAGAAACTAACTGCCAGGTAGAAAAAAATGATCATTTTGCTagagaagcaaaacaaaatcGTGTGAGGTTTGCATAGTTAGTAACCAGGGCTAATTAAAGACAAGCTTATTCGGAGAACAACTGATACGATTACAGTGAGGTCACTGTAAGAGATTAACCTAACTCCAGAGAACAGCAAGGGGTGACTAGGCTAATGAAAACTGTTTCCTTTAGGAAAGTATTAAGCAGTGAATCTCCTTCAAAATGCATACGAAGGGCTTGttgaggggtggatggggtggtgggtggAACTTGAGTAGGGGGTGGCAGGTTTTAGCGTTTGTCTGGGTCTAGGTTGGATGAGGGtgccaggggctgggtgggggagttTCTGGATGGGGGTGCCAGGGATGGGCTCTGGTGCAGGCTGGATGAGAGCACCAGAGGCTGGGGAGGGCTTTGCTTACAGGGTGGATGGGACGGGGGGGCACTGGATGGAGGTAAGTGTGGGTAGGGCTCAGGTGGATGGTGCTGGGGGCTCTGAATGCAGGGTGAATAGGGATGCCATAGGGGACTCAGTACAGGGTGGCTGGAGGAAagctctggggggggggtgccaggGTGCTCTCAGTACAGGATGGATGGGGGTCCTGGGGTGGGGGTCTCTAtgccgggggggtctcagtgcGGGGGGTTCCCGGGGGGAGGGCTCGGCGTGCAGTGGATGGGGGTCCCTGAGGGATTCGGGGGGGCTTGGTGCAGGGTGGCTGGGGATATTGGGCGGGTGGCTTGgtgcaggaggtcccagggggctcGCTGCAGGGTGGATGGGGATATGGGGTGTGCGTGTCTTGGtgcgtgggggatgggggtgcctGGGAGATTTGGGGGGGTCCTAAaggggtcccagggcagcagggtgctggggggggggcttggtGCGGGGTGGATGGGTGTCCccgggggttcgggggggggggctcggtgCGTGGTGGATGGGGGCTTCCCGGGGGCTTGGTGCGGGGTGGATGGGAGTCCCCGGGGGTTCGGGGGGGGCTCGGTGCGTGgtggatgggggcagaggggtccCGGGGGGTCTCGGTGCAGGAGGTCCTGGGAGGCTTGGTGCGGGGTGGatggggttcggggggggggctcGGTGCGGGGTGGATGGGGGCCCCGGGAGGGGGTCTCGgtgcaggaggtcccgggggggtcTCGGTGCAGGGGGGTCTCGgtgcaggaggtcctggggggaggCTCGGCAcaggggggtcccgggggggggtcTCGGTgcaggaggttcggggggggcttggtgcggggtgggtgggggtcccgggagggttCGGGAGGGGGTCTTGgtgcaggaggtcccggggggggggctcggtgcaggaggttcgggggggggctCGGtgcggggtggatgggggggaggCTCGTCAcaggagggtcccgggggggtcggtgcggggtggatgggggtcccgggagggggtctCGGTGCGGGAGGTCCCAGGGGGGGCTCGGTGCGGGGTGGATGGGGGTCCCCGAGGGGTTCAGGGGGGCTCGGTGCGGAAGGGCCCGGGGGGGGCTCGGCGCAGGGTGGATGGGGGTCCCCGAGGGGTTCGGGGGGGCCTCAGCGTGGGGTGGATGGGGGTCCccgaggggtttgggggggggctcGGTGCAGGGTAgatgggggtcccgggggggctcAGCGCGGGGGGGTccgaggggtcccgggagggggtctCGGTGCGGGGTGgatgggggtcccgggagggggtctcggtgcaggaggtcccgggggggggctcggtgcggggtggatggggggaggcTCGGCAcaggagggtcccggggggggtcggtgcggggtggatgggggtcccgggagggggtctCGGTGCGgaaggtcccgggggggggctcgGCGCGGGGTGGATGGGGGTCCccgaggggttcggggggggctCGGTGCGGCGTGGatgggggccccggggggggctCGACGCGGGAGGCCCCGGGGGGGGGCTCGGCGCGGGGGGGtccggggggtcctgggagggggtctCGGTGCgggaggtcccggggggggctCGGTGCGGGGTGGATGGGGGTCCccgaggggttcggggggggctCGGCGCGGGGTGgatgggggtcccgggagggggtctCGGTGCGGAAGGTCCCGGGGGGGGCTCGGCGCGGGGTGGATGGGGGTCCccgaggggttcggggggggctCGGCGCGGGGGGGtccggggggtcctgggagggggtctCGGTGcgggaggtcccgggggggctcGGCGCGGGGGGCCccaggggggctctgtgggggggctCGACGCGGGAGGCCCCGGGGGGGCTCGGcgcggggggggccggggggaccCGGGGGGGGGCCCTCCCGGGGCAGCGGGAAGTTGGGGCTCCGCGGCTCGGGGCCCGGCCGGCCGGCGCGGGCGGGTCTCAGCGCTGCCCCCGGCGGCCCAGGCCGGCAGCGCAGCCCGGCTgcggccccctccccccggcgcGGCTCCCGCCCCGCCGCAGGCCGCAGCCCATCATGGCGGCGCTGCACACCAAGGCCGGGGGCCCCCCCCAGATCCCCGACACCCGCCGGGAGCTGGCCGAGCTGGTGAAGCGCAAGCAGGAGCTGGCGGTGAGGGGCAGGGGGCGCGGCCGCCCCGCTCCCGCCGCGTCCCGGCCGCCCGCGCTACGAGAGGCCGCGGGCTGGGGAGGCGGCTAGGCCgcgccccccccggcctcccgcccgcgccccccccggcctcccgCCCGCGCCCCGGGTCGAGCTGGGCCCGCAGCCCCGCCGTGGGGCCAGGGGGGCGTctgggggatggggctggagagcccaggggaggggccgggggacc of Caretta caretta isolate rCarCar2 chromosome 19, rCarCar1.hap1, whole genome shotgun sequence contains these proteins:
- the SNIP1 gene encoding smad nuclear-interacting protein 1; this translates as MEEAETERRRRKRRRQEPAEAAEKRSPRRPRSARGSQSPPAEQGPARPGRSRSPAKRKNKSSTKRSKSPRSKRSRSPHHIVVKVKQERDDHSRRGHEERQHRGQSEQEHRRDRNGDRDRHRDHSKRRKNPNERPGGRGYERERDTQNLREQQDEREFYNERRREHRQKNEASSGDETLDLGKPDGENKDKDPTNKEKPSFELSGALLEDSNTFRGVVIKYSEPPEARIPKKRWRLYPFKNDEVLPVMYIHRQSAYLLGRHRRIADIPIDHPSCSKQHAVFQYRLVEYTRADGTVGRRVKPYIIDLGSGNGTFLNNQRIEPQRYYELKEKDVLKFGFSSREYVLLHESSDTSEVDRKPEEEEEEEEEEEESDS